The genomic DNA AAtgcatgtatgagcgttttaggggTATTAGAATTCTTggcggaaggaaaaaaaataaaaaaataaaaataataataataataataataaaaatcctaacagaaacaatagaaACACTtagtgcatggaagcctaataataataataataataataataataataataataatcctaacagaaacaatagaaacacttcgtgcatggaagcctaattaCATTATAAATGTATGAAGTGTTTCAGAAACAGAGGCTATCGGGATTCAATTCGGcagaaaatgtgttcaaatgcAGTCTGAGAACGAAGCTCCGGGCTGCTGCCGCGTCATAGTTTCAATCAGGTCCGCACAGACTGTAGAAATACACAACGCAAGCCCCTCGTTTGTATTCATTCTCTAGTGTAATCGTTGAGAGGCTGAAGCTACGATGTCTGGAAGAGGAAAGGGTGGAAAGGGACTCGGTAAAGGAGGCGCAAAGCGTCATCGCAAAGTGCTGCGTGATAACATCCAGGGAATCACTAAGCCCGCTATTCGCCGCCTGGCTCGCCGTGGCGGAGTCAAGCGTATCTCTGGGCTGATCTATGAGGAGACCCGCGGAGTGCTGAAGGTGTTCCTGGAGAATGTGATCCGTGATGCCGTCACCTACACCGAGCACGCCAAGAGGAAGACCGTGACCGCCATGGATGTGGTGTACGCGCTGAAGCGCCAGGGCCGCACTCTGTACGGTTTCGGAGGCTAAACGACAGCCTGCCCGATCATCTCGAAACACAAAGGCCCTTTTAAGGGCCGCCCacactttctgctaaggagCTTGACTGTTTTCTCTTCTTTAGTTTTCCGTTATATAGTATGTGGAGTGGCACACATTTAAACTCTAAGCTTCAATATCCTCATCTGGATTTGTATTTCACTATGATTCTAAAGTGTATTTGTGACTAAATTTGCGAAGTTATCGCAACGATTAAGACCATGTCTGTAAAGGCTTCTGTGTCGGGGTGGACaggaatattaaaatatattttctaagaACTAATTGAGCATTGATGTCTCCCTGTTCACGAGTTTTAAACCAGACAACCATACAATGTTTAAGTTTCCATTTACCCACAAACGCATGTAATATAAGTGTGTGGGAATAGTGGCTCGCCAGTCAGCCCGTCTACATGTCTCCTGCCTCGCTCATCCAGACGGTTATGTCGCTCTTCTCTCCTCCACGTTTAACTTGGATGTATTACAACCCCGTGACAATCGACTAAACAAAGAAGGATAcagatttaattatatatatatatatatatatatatatatatatatatatatatatatataggacttGTTTTTGATACACCACTTCAAAACGTGTAATTTGCTAATATATGATCTGTTTAAATACTGAGACAGTTTGGAATGTAAAGTTGGAGATGTCTTCACGATACTCCTGAGTGTTTTGGTGATAAAAACATGTCGAAATGTATTCCCTGGTGTTTGGAAGTGACTGGATATTAGAACATGAAATTTACGAACGAGAGCAGGCCATTCgaaccatcgtgctcgtttggagTCAATCAATAGTGTTCGGTTTCCTTCTCAACGTCTGGTTGTCACACGGATTGCTATTGGTACAAGTGTAGCCAATCAGAGGCCATAATGATGATTCCAGTGGCGCTAACCAATCACTGGCCTTCTCTCGTAATACTAGATTATTTGCATACGGTTACTATAAATTCAGCGTTTGTTGGGCGAAGAAAGTATTATATCGCAACCATGCCTGAACCAGCTAAGTCTGCGCCCAAGAAGGGCTCCAAGAAAGCCGTGACCAAGACGGCGGTGAAGGGCGGTAAGAAGCGCCGAAAGTCCAGGAAGGAGAGCTACGCCATCTACGTGTACAAGGTGCTGAAGCAGGTGCACCCGGACACCGGCATCTCTTCCAAGGCCATGGGCATCATGAACTCGTTCGTCAACGACATCTTCGAGCGCATCGCCGGCGAGGCCTCCCGCCTGGCGCACTACAACAAGCGCTCCACCATCACCTCCCGGGAGATCCAGACCGCCGTGCGGCTGCTGCTGCCTGGAGAGCTGGCCAAGCACGCCGTGTCTGAGGGCACCAAGGCCGTCACCAAGTACACCAGCTCCAAGTAGACCGGACCCACCGCCACCCCGCCAAACCCAAAGGCTCTTTTAAGAGCCGCCCACTCTGTCTGTGAAAGAGGTTCCGTTTAGTGTTTACTTTTACCTTGTATTATTCTTGCGTCTTAGTGTATGATATCTGCCCCGCCCCGGATGTATGTATTAAGTGTTTTCTGGCTGGAAAAGTGACCGTGTAAAGTATactttatgtatctatttaatGTCCCTGTTAAAAGCATATCTGGATGTCCATGACACCTGGAGAGTTTGCAGTTTCAAGGCAGAAACCTATCTTACTTTCGAATGATAAGACAGGGAGCAGCGTTTGggagtgtaatatactgtaagtTATGTAACGTATTTTATACATGtgcttaatttgatttattgacAAACTGGGTTTAAACATAGTCAATACCAACAGCTCGCTGTGCCTAAAGCTGCACGGCCAGAGACTCAATCACAGCCAATAATCTCACTGGCGCAGCTGGTGGCAGAGTCGGGAGTATTCATGTTAGGGCAGGCGGACGCTTCGAACTTCTCTCCGCATTAAACGGAGCTCTAGGTTAAGGCAGCTTCACTAAACCGTAATGCCAAACGACATCACTATTATCCCCCTGAAAAATACAACAACCAATGCGTACGTTATACATTATTTAGAGAAAACATGAGTAGCGGGTGGGTTATTTAACTGCTCGCACATTCTAGACTGCATTTgtgtaaaatacaaacaaacagacatagCCTTAGTATCCAAAATGAAACTGCCCTCTGAAAGACAATTGTGTGGCTCTGAAAAGAGCCGTTGTGTCTCCGGGCGTGCCTGGGTCGGGTGTCAGGGTCTAGGCTCGCTCTCCGCGAATGCGGCGGGCCAGCTGGATGTCCTTGGGCATGATGGTGACTCTCTTGGCGTGGATGGCGCACAGGTTGGTGTCCTCGAACAGGCCGACCAGGTAGGCCTCGCTGGCCTCCTGCAGAGCCATGACGGCAGAGCTCTGGAAGCGCAGGTCGGTCTTGAAGTCCTGGGCGATCTCTCGGACCAGGCGCTGGAAGGGCAGCTTGCGGATCAGCAGCTCGGTGGATTTCTGGTAGCGGCGGATCTCCCGGAGAGCCACAGTGCCGGGCCTGTAGCGGTGAGGCTTCTTCACTCCGCCGGTGGCCGGGGCGCTCTTACGGGCAGCTTTGGTCGCCAGCTGCTTCCTCGGCGCCTTCCCGCCGGTGGACTTACGCGCGGTCTGCTTGGTTCTGGCCATTCTTTACTGATATCTAAGCAACAACCTAGAAATGAAACAGTAAAGCGGGCGCTACGCTTTATAAAGAGGGAATACCCTGGAGCTATTGGCTAAACCTCATTCTGCCTGATGATTGGTTAGAGTTTGAATCCTAAGCAGTGATTGGGCATTTTGAATTCAGGCGCTAGTAAGTGCGTTCTGTCTCCTCCCCCCACAGCTCCTAAGCGAGCAGGCTGTTTCACTGcccctcgctctctccctcccgccgtTTCAACACTAGTTTAATTCGGCCTGATATCAGTGCATGGGGACTATTACTATCGCATAtctaatactttaataaatgagGTTACAAGTTGAATGTGTACCCCTGTATTTAAGACATGATCTTATTAAAAACTATATTTCATTGTTCCGTTTAAGAAGTCACCTGGATTGTTTATTCCAATCCCTGTAGAAAGGTTATTAAGATTTAACAGCTAAAGATAATTGCTGCTGGCAGCGTGTGACGATGCAATAATGGGGGCTTCGTTGTGGTTGCACTCATTTCAACTGTGTACAGTTCATGAGGGCGATACGTGTGTGATTGCGCattatgttaataaaataaacgaCAGGCTTTGAAATACGGAGTGGAGACGGCTTCAATAAGTGTGTATAGCCTGATCAATATAGGTCGAGCAAGTCGTGTAGTTACAGCACCACTCGCAGAACAGATGCAGTACATTTTAAACTGCTTATTTTGAATTAGTGTAACAATCACCGCATACATTATGTATTTAGTGCAATATATCGTGCTTTTCAAATGAGAAAGTAGCACTTGGCATAAAAGGGATCAGTCATTTAACTACCGAGCTTACAACCCACTGTATCACTGAATCTCGATTTCATAATCACTTCAAATGGAAGGCCGTGCCTCTAGGAAAGTGTGGGTGGCTCTTAAAAGAGCCGTTGGGGTTCGGTCACTCGGTGGGGTCTTTACTTCTTGGCGGGCTTCTCGGTCTTCttgggcagcagcacggcctggaTGTTGGGCAGCACGCCGCCCTGGGCGATGGTCACGCCACCCAGCAGCTTGTTCAGCTCCTCGTCGTTGCGGACGGCGAGCTGCAGGTGCCGGGGGATGATGCGGGTCTTCTTGTTGTCCCGGGCGGCGTTGCCAGCCAGCTCCAGGATCTCGGCGGTCAGATACTCCAGCACAGCGGCCAGGTAGACCGGGGCTCCAGCACCGACCCGCTGAGCATAGTTTCCCTTCCGCAGCAGCCTGTGGACACGGCCGACTGGGAACTGcagtccagccctggaggagcgAGTCTTGGCCTTCGCTCTCTGCTTGCCACCGGTTTTGCCTCTTCCACTCATGATCGCACGGTCAGATACAGCAAGTATGGGATACAGAAGAACTACGCTGCCTGTGTTTTATAGACGCTCCTCTCCTTGGGATTGGTTCTTTCTTCCTCTTCCATCCGTCCACTCACAGAGCTGAATTGAGGCGCGCTCGACAGGAGCTGTAACCAATCCGCTCGCAGGTCTCAGATGTCTGTTTCCAGCGGGAGTAGGGGGCGGGAGCGGGTCTCCTGCGCTTTAGGGTGAAGCAGCAGCTTTACTGTAGAGAGCAGGCGGAGCAGAGCCGTCAGCATTTCATTCACAACCAGTCAGTGATTTAGGGTCCCATTTGAACTGTATGCGAAATTGTACATGTCTGTTTGGACAGTAGTATTTCGATATGAATTGGGTATAATAGAATCATGTACCAATACTTgctaacaatttatatctgtatAATCCCCAGCACTATTGTTGGTATGACTAAGGAACCCATCCTGACACATGAAATCAGTGAGGGTCGCAGACCCTTCATAACCGGTGCAGTTCAAACTTGCAGCTGCAGTTGCGCGTCTCTCATTTCAAGACAAACACCTGTCAGAGCAGCTCAACACGGGTAATGACGGTTCACTGAAGATGCGATGTGACGTCACATTTCATCCTGACATGCCGTGGAGTATTTTAGTATTGAAGAATAATATAGGTCTGCATGATATTGCAATATTACATCGATCATCAGCATTTGGCTGCACAATTTCGGAGGGGGCACATTATGTTGACACTCATGTAAATAATGCTCTGTACCCTTGGGAAAACGCTGAAGCAGCCCCAGCGCACTGCGCTCGACCCCATGCCAACAGCCCGCCCTGTCAGTCAGCCGGCTGCGCTGTGACTCGCCCCGTCACCGAGAGAGAGACTGCTGCAGGAGCGGAGCAGGACACGCCGCCCCGTTCACACCACCGTGCTTCACAAGCCCTGTACACACGTTCACAACGTGGGGGGCTATGGCAAGGAACCTAATTCGTGGACAATTGAACAGACTGGATACAGAAATGGAAAAACGCTGTTAAGAAGTAGTGGTGGCTCTTAGAAGAGCCGTTGGGGTCGAGGCGGGTAGAGTCGGAGTCAATTCCTTCACTTCTTCTTCGGAGCCGCTTTCTTGGCTTTCGGCTTGACGGTTTTGGGCTTGGCGACCTTGGGCTTGGCCGCCTTGGCTTTCTTGGGGCTCTTGGTGGCCTTCTTGGGCGCCGCCGGCTTCTTAGCGGCTTTCTTGGGGCTCTTGGTCGCCTTCTTAGCCGCCGCGGGCTTCTTGGCTTTCTTGGGAGACTTCTTGGCGGCCACTGGCTTCTTCGCTGCCGGCTTCTTCGCTACCGGCTTCTTGGGCTTCTTAGCCGCGGCGGGTTTCTTGGCCGCTGGCTTCTTGGGTGTAGAGGCGGCCTTCTTGGCGGGCTGCTTCTTCTTGGCCTCCGCCTGCTGCTTGTTGAGCTTGAAGGAGCCCGAAGCGCCGGTGCCCTTAACCTGCACCAGAGTGCCCTTGGTCACCAGGCTCTTGACTGCGACCTTGACGCGGGAGTTGTTCTTCTCCACGTCGTAGCCGCCGGCAGCCAGGGCTTTCTTGAGGGCGGCCAGGGAGACGCCGCTTCTCTCCTTGGAAGCGGACACGGCTTTGACG from Amia ocellicauda isolate fAmiCal2 chromosome 1, fAmiCal2.hap1, whole genome shotgun sequence includes the following:
- the LOC136756906 gene encoding histone H1-like, translating into MAEEVAPAPAAAPAKAPKKKSAAKPKKAGPSVGDLIVKAVSASKERSGVSLAALKKALAAGGYDVEKNNSRVKVAVKSLVTKGTLVQVKGTGASGSFKLNKQQAEAKKKQPAKKAASTPKKPAAKKPAAAKKPKKPVAKKPAAKKPVAAKKSPKKAKKPAAAKKATKSPKKAAKKPAAPKKATKSPKKAKAAKPKVAKPKTVKPKAKKAAPKKK
- the LOC136756890 gene encoding histone H4; protein product: MSGRGKGGKGLGKGGAKRHRKVLRDNIQGITKPAIRRLARRGGVKRISGLIYEETRGVLKVFLENVIRDAVTYTEHAKRKTVTAMDVVYALKRQGRTLYGFGG
- the LOC136756810 gene encoding histone H3, whose translation is MARTKQTARKSTGGKAPRKQLATKAARKSAPATGGVKKPHRYRPGTVALREIRRYQKSTELLIRKLPFQRLVREIAQDFKTDLRFQSSAVMALQEASEAYLVGLFEDTNLCAIHAKRVTIMPKDIQLARRIRGERA
- the LOC136756874 gene encoding histone H2B is translated as MPEPAKSAPKKGSKKAVTKTAVKGGKKRRKSRKESYAIYVYKVLKQVHPDTGISSKAMGIMNSFVNDIFERIAGEASRLAHYNKRSTITSREIQTAVRLLLPGELAKHAVSEGTKAVTKYTSSK
- the LOC136756842 gene encoding histone H2A-like; this translates as MSGRGKTGGKQRAKAKTRSSRAGLQFPVGRVHRLLRKGNYAQRVGAGAPVYLAAVLEYLTAEILELAGNAARDNKKTRIIPRHLQLAVRNDEELNKLLGGVTIAQGGVLPNIQAVLLPKKTEKPAKK